The sequence below is a genomic window from Lolium perenne isolate Kyuss_39 chromosome 7, Kyuss_2.0, whole genome shotgun sequence.
tcggagaccaCCAGATCGCCcatggcgattctccacgagatccagatcgaggcgattcgccagAGAGGACGAGAGGAGAGAAACGGCTCGGACggtcgatagatctgctcgaggcggttctagatcggtaagtggctacggcggaggaggccggtgatggccggagcaggcggcggccatggcggcgacgccatcgccacggaatcgccagagaggctagggttagacgagtgagaagaagggccgagtgagagtgagagtggtgggccgcttcggcgccaccaaacccaaaagggggccagcctatttgggccgtccacaggttagtttaattgggctgggcccaataggggtccagggggtattttggtcattttacatttaataaaagaccaaaactttaccaaatttttataaatcataaacaactttaaaaatccaataaaaattggatttataaatgaaaaataaatcttaaccagaataaaataggaaatgaaattatggaacaaattcaaaattatgaatttttagaatttaaataataacttggaattttcaattattatttccttgtatttaaaattcaaggaaaaatctcaaataagttcaaaaacttattttcaaacatttcaacatgagattctattattccaagtcatttcatttgaacaagggaacttttcccagaaaactactatattcctttttattccaaaaactatagaggtaactctataatttcaaattattttggaatgactaaggtaattatcaagtaaaatcattttactttgaaaattgttgtactttgtgtgaattaccatgattaaacacttttaaatcaattgtaaattaccgtcaaagacataaatcttaaatacaaccctaactcgtaataactcaatggggtaaagggattcaacataaaataatacatccatgattgcattatttggatttttataacattgtccttaccggacaatgatgcttcttacagaacccgaggtccaggttccatcaagcgcattgaagcgcactatctcgcagtccacgtgcaagttcacccttgctcatgtcaacttgattattttctattactttaatgcaaaactatatacttatcattccctgcatcgcaaatgaaatgttattttccaattatgaatatgactatgtggctggcaatggaaccatggtatgtgttgatatggtggaggttccattgcaatgggttatatcaccctaggattaaattaccaatgccgtccagtgattctagcgccgtacaaaccgcgttgaccatgagatctataatggctctggaaaagccagctgtatcttttcccttctgcacgccaacggattggtagagccggcggggtgttggaggcactgccgtaggttgggatagccttttaaatccccatccattagtgatgatggctctacgatctatgaaggattgtccaaagtacaccatgagtaaagccgtattatcgggggaaagtctactggaggtgtacgggtggacaaaagggtgggtttgcagtcgcggagaaggcggtgtgggctttgatctttatacctggcctcacaccaaaggaagtgtgaacgggggcaagtccctgcggatggcaaaaagggtgagatctcttgtgggaaaagtaacgcacctctgcagtgtatcaaattgtggcatcactccttgttccgggaaggaatcgcgaacgcggcaggaaaggaactccacgaagttctagtcaacctgtgaagactgacgggcatagttttcataataaaagcaaccttttgaagaaatgttttcaaaacatgcattgaccggcgatttcctgatcaatggtcgtagctagtgcatcaaacaccttttattcttttagaacttgctgagtacctctgtactcactttctttcgacacccttgctagactgtgattccgaagtggaggctatcaacgatggagcaccagaaggaagctacgagctggtctacgaagaacctgatcttaccggcggagtggaaggcgtagactatgggataatcTATGGACCAGataacacggaggtggaggagtagtgacataccctagtatcatagagccgagcaacgtagaacttacctaaataagttgttgagctcttttcaTCTTTAGTATGAGTTGTAATGGTACTTTAGTAGTatattagggtgttctcataggacctgtgagaataccaacttgtaagacaatgtttgtaataaagtatggagtgtatgacctgcaatgtttctgttgtaccactctgagggatatggcaatttgtgaggaagccccttcacaaagatcatatcaacgacttgtatactacaacatgcagtggtatgctgggtcaccgcaggcaGGTCCGGCGGGGCTGCAGCGCGAAGAGATGAAAAAAGAAGCATATTCCTCTTTTACAGTTTTCGTATACGGGGACTGCTAGACGGGAGGCGTTTTTGTCCGGTTAAAAGTACTCGCGTTTTATATACAGGACCCTCTACACGTGTTTTACGGGGCGGAAATTTAGGGGATCTGATGCTCTTAGTATACTACTGTACTTGACAGTAGACACTGGCTAGTAGTAGTATCAATCTACCATGCCTGAACTTGGAGATGCTAGCTGGCCGTCCGCGTCATCCATGCGTTATTTCCTAGCCGGAGATAGACCGATGGAGCTGGGTCCTGATCCGGTGTGCTCTGctgcttagagcatccccactcgttggcgctccccacgcccaaatctggcgaaattttcgtccggattggaggaagatttggcgtggggagtagtagtttcccagccgcgtgcccaggcgaagtcgacgatgcgaatttaaaaaacggaaacttgacaaacttcggctaaattcgggtgaatatagactaaatttaatgatatttagactaaaacgggcggagttcatacatagaggccgaattcgactatatttcgaattcggctaggggaattcaaacgctaattttaaaacacggcgctctacatgcccaaatggcggtagaacaccgtgtagtcgccgtcgccgtcgtcgtcggagccgtcgtcgttggCCTTCGAGCTGCGCGGCCCGGGCTGCTGCCGCTGCCGGCGTCTCCCACCCCGGGATGGCTTGTACCCGATCGTCgtcggaggactcgaggtcgGCAGCGACGGGGACAGCGGACGCGGATGGAGGTGTCGCGGGACGGCGGTACCGCGCGACATCGTCgttggcggttggagcggcgcgggcggcgagttggcgtgcggcggccaggtccggcggccgccgctgctgctccgcctcctggcgctgCCAGTCGCGCCTGGCCCAGTCCAGTGCGGCGTCGTCcgcgcgcttctcctcctccatgtcgtgcagcgacctggcgatcgcctccgccatcgcggcgtcctccgcgcgcttcgcctcctcctcggcgagctggcttgcggcggcggcctctttcttcgtcttcttccggccgctctgcggcgcggaaggctgttctcggatgacgagggcgccgctgctgcgccctctggtcgccggcggagacgccggctccttcttgacgcgcaccggcgtcgaaggcgacgacgcctcctccctcttcaccggcgccaaggatgaccttgacgccgatccggaagacgacgagctggcagccatgcgccgtggctgccagacgcttccccgacggcggctcgccgatgccctcgatgccgatagagggggcatcgtgagcaccggggagttgccgccctcgatgtgctcgacgacggcctcgagtgtccggcccggcgcgctccaccaccgtcggcggcccgcggcgttgttgcgcgcaggcggaggcagcgggccgtcgtaggccgccagctcccgctcccaccgccgcaggaagtacgagttccacgccgtgtagttgtcggggtggtggcgtggctcggcacgttcctcgtccgtcaaggtcatccgcgcctcctcgatggcgacgtcgagggcgtggccccgaggcggcggcgggattggtacgccgccagcactaagccgccacccgccgccgggaggcctcgtgtccggcgggcaggggtaccccgcctggtggaggaggtgcccctcccacgcgtgcagcgaccggcgggggaagccgttgttggctgcgccgtcgtcgtcgtagaacgccatcttgagagtagagggagagtggagggagagtggagcacggggtacgcctcgcggcgagcggaccggcgtatataggcgtggctggcgcggggattaaatgccgcgtggattgcgacgagtccgcggcgagctgaccggcggcagcctttagtgcgcgcggaagacgatgcgtgcgcggaagacgacgacattaactcgccgcgtggccggcgaatgcatgccggcggcaggctttttacagcgcgcggaagacgacgacattaactcgccgcgtggccggcgaatgcatgccggcggcaggcttttacagcgcgcggaagacgatgcgatgaggatgacgatcggtttctctcgccgacaagttggggccaccagacgcgcgggaagtttcctcgccgtttcgcgcgctttcgtttcgtccggagtccccgagcgctccccggggggccgggggggggcgtgggatcgccggatgaatttaggcccaaatccggacgaaaacgaggaaccgggggcgcgactgggccgaatttcgccgtccggatggaaaaaacgctcgccgggggcctgttcggagggacgagtggagatgctcttagtcaaATGCAGAAGAATCCGAGAAACTTAGCCCTCGCGCCTGCTTATATGCAAATGACAGTGTCAGCGTGCACCGCAGCTGTGCCTCCGGTTAGCGGACAGCTCATATCAACCTTCAATTAATCTGCAGGCACCAGGCAGCTGCAATGTGGGCACATCTGACTCACTGCCCAGGTGGGAGCGTACCGTTGCAGCGGGGAAAACAACGGGATGATCCTCAGACATCAGAGATCAAGATCAAGAGGCAACAAGTCAGAACTAGTCCTGATGCGAGCTGACTTGATTATTTGGAGGCGTGACCCCTCTCTTCAGATTACAAAATAAGCACGCGGGCTGGCGGGAGCAGACGCCTCTGTCACTGTGTGGTCCGTCGAGGGGACAAGATGTTGAGGGAATCTAGGCGTGGCAAGGAACAGCCAGGATGATATACATACTCTGCACAAGGCGCAATATGCAACTAACTCGATCGTGTGGTATACGTAGTGTACAGCTCAATGCTAATCACCCCGATTTATTATACTATACGTACTACTAATACTCGGATCTGCCACGAACTGTGCTCTCCCTACGTCGGCGCCCCGCACGTTGGCCTCGACTCTTCGCCTCCTTTGTCTTTGGCACCTTTGGAACACCGCAATGGAGTGGTTTTCAATGGAATTCCTCCCTTGCTCTCTGCTCAGCAAGAACTGCCGCAACGATGCAGTCCTGTGGCGCGCCAGACTCCCGGTTGAGCTACGTTGCGACGTCGATCAATGGCTCACCTACCTTGAGCTCACTCCCTTGTCGCGTTGAGTGATGTCTCCCTCTCCCCTTGTAACCTGCTGACACCATGGGGTTCCACCCCAGTCTTTGATGAAATGTAAAATATTCAGGCGATAGCCTTTGTGCTCCTCGCGGTGAACACTAAAAAAAATGTGGTACACCGCATCCCCTTCTACTCCAATTctaacattttttttttgaaaaggcaAGGTCCAGAAGGACCTAGACTATGCTGCATTAGTCAAAACggtggtataagttacatgatgggacaccagaaaaaggaaaattacactcAAGTCCCTAGATTTTGCAAAAAGGACCTCTAAAAATATTGcagaaaagcaatcaggtccctcTACCAGCCCGCTACAGGGGGATGAACTGCGCCGGCGACCACCAGCATCCTCACCGGGGACATGGCCACTTGGGAGAAGGCCGGTGCCAGGCGTCGCCGCCGCATCATCAGAAGGCCTCCGAAGGAGGTTGCTGCGACGCTTTCCTTGCGTCGACTGATGCCAATCTTTGGCATCCAAGATCGATGACCATCTCGTGGTCACCGTGAGATAGCTCGAGGTAGCAGCAGAAGTCTTGCCGGCCTCCACGGACTCCTTATCGCCGTCGGTGTCCTGTccctcgccgccacggccggcCGAGAGGACACCAAGGAGAAGAAGGAGTGGAAGCTGCCGGAGCCAGCGCTTATTGACCGAGCTCGCCACAGCCGCTCTGATGTGCGCCCACCATGGACGCGAGCAAAGATCCACCATGATCTGCTTTCCGATGCTGCTCCACCACATCGAGAAGCTGGAGCTCCAACCCGCCTTATTTGCCGAGATGCCTGCGTTGATGTCGCGCAGCCGCCGTCGCCCACACCACCGGAGCCACGCCGCCGCACCGCCCAACAGCAGGATACACCAGATCTGACGGGGGAGAGCTGGTGATCTACTCCAAGACGCCACTACGGGACTACTAGACCTATCTACAACTACGCCGGCGCCGTTCCCTCGCCATCTCCGGCCGGCAGAGCCACCGGAGAGGGGTCGGGATCGGCCCGGATGGCTTGAGGAGCCTCTCAACTACTGTTCACTGTCTAGAGGGGAGAAGGGGGGAAATGAGAGCCTCCGGGCGAGCCTCCAATTCTAACATGGAAATGGACGACACAGCACTCACTCCCACCGGGTGGGCAGCGCCTCGTTTACTCATCGTGCACTGCTCCATCACAGGGGCGAAGCTTAGTTGAAACAAAACTGTGCCATGGCCCGTCAACCTTTAGAGATTTTCTGTCTACATATTGGTAAATTTAGCCCAAATAACAACCCATTTTAGTGTCCTTAAGCCTGTTGGCCCGCCCAACTTTTCTTGGCAAGCTCCGCTGCTCCATGACCACAACAGAGGCCAATGAGGAGAAGGGGTGGAACATGGAGGAGACCCGGAAGGCCTCCATTGCATTGGTGATGTGGTAAagcgtcttcgtcttcgtcaacgactccgactctccgtgaAGTCGTCGGCGACACCATGGCGACCCCCAAGACTAGTTTACGTATCGAGGGCTAGCTAATGTAGTTTAGATGAATGTAAATTATGGATGAACAATCAATGAACATGTTTAAAAAATAACAAGTTTTAGCAATTGTTAGTTTTCAAACAAGCTGTGTTGGTTGACGTGGGGTAAATCTATCGGTATTAATTCTTCATATTCTAAAAATGCCCTCCCTATCTACCATGCTCTTGTAGTCTCTTGATGAAATTCTATGAAAGTAGAGCAAGTTGAAaagcaaaggaaaaatagaaacgaGTTAGTAATAAATTGTATAGTCTTTAGCGCGATTTTCCGTTAAATAATTGAGCAATTTCGTTCTAAATCAATTAAACAATCAATTTTTCTTGTCTTTTGTAAAAGAAAACCCTATGATGCAAATGTGAAGGGGGTACTGACAATAAGCTCGACACGAGCCATTTTGTAGTCAGTCGCTGCCTCGCTGGTAGAGTGATCATGTAGAAAATGGCTTGTTTTGAAACTCGTAGCATCTCCGCGTAATGGAACACTGTTGCTTGTTGGTTACGGGTAAATACCAAATAGGGAGGCAGACGAAGCCAGCAAGCACACGCCTAGGCCGGCGCCGACGCCGACGCGGCACACACGACGTCGATCGCAGCCGAATCGGAGGGAGGAGCCAGGAAGCTGCCCTCGCACAGCCCACGGCCAACTCACCCCTACAACCCAGCCTGTCCCCTCGCGCCTAAccatcacaagcatcaccacCACACACACACGTGACGTGAGTGAGACCCATCCCATCCAATCCCACCGTCCCTCTCCCGCCGGCGCCTTCCGCGTGACCAGCACCTTCCCTGAACCTCCCTCCTTCTTCCTCCCCCTATTTATTCCCTCACCTCCCACTCTCTCCACAGACCAACAACAAACCATCCATCACAACTCAAGAACAGAGCAATCACCAAGTATCAACAGCACAGCAAGAACTACACAGCAATCAATCCACTCACACCGATCTCCAAATCCACCATGGCATCTAACCAGCAACAACCCCAGCAGTCGGTGGGGTTCGAGGACTACCTGCCCGTGATGGCGGAGCGGCTGGGCGAGGAGGGCCTGATGCAGGAGCTGGCCTCCGGGTTCAGGCTGCTGCAGGACCCCGCGCTGGGCCTCATCACCTTCGCCAGCCTCCGCCGCAACGCGCCGCTGCTGGGGCTGGGCGGCATGTCCGACGACGACCTCCGCGGGATGCTCGCCGAGGGCGACTTCGACGGCGACGGCGCCCTGAGCGAGATGGAGTTTTGTGTTCTCATGGTCAGGCTCAGCCCCGAGCTCATGGACGAGCCCCGCAGGTGGCTCGACGACGCCGTCGCGCAGGCGTCCCAGTTCCTCTTCACCAGCTAgagatttctcttttttttttagtaCGATTCTTCTGTCCGTTGTTCATAGTAAGGATTTGTTCACGAAGGCAGGCAGGCACTGTCGATTGGATCACGGAATTCCACTTGTACTCTCCCCGGTCGTTTCCGCGGGGAATCTCTATGGTTTAATCGACATAAGCTTGTGCGGTTTCACTACGTACATGTACAGCTCTGCAACCCGCGATCATTCGCCTCAATCATCGGATCAGTAGAACAGAGCCATAGTGTCACACTAGAAGGAAAGCGAGCGTAGTTTGTTTCATCTGATAATCATAGTCATCCCGCCAAGAAGCGCTGATAAATGTGAGCAAGAACAGATCCCGTACCAACAACGCGCGCTGGCCTGCCGGCTGTCCGAGGTGTCAGTTTCCTTCTAGTAATGCTTTGTTCAGCGTGTGTTTACTCGGTCTGATCGAGCTCTGGGAAAACCGATCGAGGCGCCAAGCAAATGAAAGCCCGTCGCTGTCGGACGTGACGTCTCTTCTTTTTCGCAGGAGGATTTGGATGTGACATTGCCAGCGTTTGTGCTTTTCCCCTGCTTGTTGTTCAGCCTCGGCGCTGACCTACTCTTCCCGACGAAACTGACGGAAATTCGTCGTAGCAAGGGAAAGTGTAGTAGGATAATAAGCAATGTTTATGCGTGGTCGGCCCGGGTAGCTTCCGGAAAGGTGGGCGGAAGCTTCAAAAGCGTCTCGTGGCAAAGGAAAGCAGTGGCGATGGAAGCAGCCGGAGGCGGCCAACGAAACGAAAGCACGCTGCCGCCGCACGAGGCTCGGAAAGAAATAAAAGAGAAGCTGCGACGAGTAAACTGCTAACTTGATTTCCTTGTTTCGGACCGCGTCGATCCCTGTGCCCCTGTCCAGCTTTGCTCCCTGCCCGCGACCTGCCCGCCCAATTTCCCCATGGACTTCGTAGCCGTTGCCGATTTCTTGGTGTGCGCCGGCCGGCGAGGTGCCTAGACGACACGGCCCTGTCTGCTGATTAATTTGATAAGTTTCTGGGTTAGCCACGGGTGACGACGGGGCTTAGAGCATCCCAGCCCGGGAGGAAATCCAGCgctatttagagcatctccacccccGATACCTGCCCCGATAACATTTTGGGGGCCGGGAGCGAAAATGAGCTCGCACCGACGCCGGCcaattttcgagcccaatagaatcgccggcaaccccgtgtaGGCCCCTTGACCAAGGGCGCGAATCGAGCGTGCCGACGCCTCGCGGAACGTCTGAAAACGTGCGTGGGCTCCGCCTGGCAGCCAGACACACCGTTTTCCCACCTCCTACAAACGCCTGAgccgactcccacccctctagatcgccatcgtcgccgtcgccgccgcacccatcctgcttgcaatagacaccgccGACTGTCTAGGAACCGCCGTCCATCGACACGGCCGCCACCCCCTCGACCGGCGGCCGCTGTTTCGCCCGGAACAGAGCTCGCCGCCACCGCAATAGTATCGCCCCGCCCGCAACGTGTTCGTCTGATTGCCGCgatggacagcgacgacgagatgatggtgCACCTGTTCACGGAGGAGCAGAACGGTCAGGCTGTTTGGCGGCAACAACATCAGCTGATTCTGACGGACATGCTACGCGTTCGCCAGCCTTTCTTTGTCGTGCCTCGGCGCGGCGCTCAAAGCCAGTcaagaggaggaacatcaaccgGCATCGTGAAGCCGTCGCAATGCTGCTTGACGCCGACTACTTCAACGATGACGCAACTCATTCGCCGAAGGAATTTCGGCGCCtgtttaggatgaacaaggacatgttcttgaagattgtccatggtgttAGGGAGTACGACACGTACTTCATGGCCAAGCAAGATTGCATAGGTTTGTGGGGCTTCACCTCAATTCAGAAGTGCACTGCTGCAATGCGCTGTCTTGCATACAGAGCTCCTCCAGATACAGCCAATGACTACCTATGACTAGCAGAGTCGACATGCACAAAGACTCTCTACAGGTTCTGTCGAGCCGTCATAGTGGTGTTTGGGAAAgactatttgagagcaccaagagCAGATGATACAGCTCGGATCCTGCAGAAGAATGCATCAAGAGAGTTTCCTGGGATGCTCGGAAGCATTGACTGTATGCATTGGGGCTGGAATAATTGCCCTTTTGCTTGGCAGGGGATCTACAAGGGGCATACTGGTGAGTGCAGTGTCATTCTTGAGGCGGTGGCAGACCAGGAGCTTTGGATTTGGCACGCACTTTTTGGCAtggcaggaacaaacaatgatatcaacgtgctgCAGCGCTCTTCGGTGTTTGTCAGGCTAGCTGAGGGACAAGCTCCTGCCGTGAAATTTGAGGTAAACGGCCACACATACTacaaggggtactatctagctgatggtatctacccgacgtatgctacatttgtgaagacaattccttctccatcaaacgagatggacgcctattttgcaacatgccaggaagcagcacgcaaggatgttgagcgtgcttttgggctgcttcagcagcgtttcgccattgtcaggtaccctgctctcacttggtctgaggcacagatgtgggaggtgatgaacgcatgtgtgatcatccacaacatgatcattgagagcgagcgCGACGCACCTATGCaggatgatcatccatttgattatcaagggACACTAGCTGAGGTAGAGCATGTGTCCCAAGAATTTGCTGCTTTTCTTCATATGCACAATAAAATTCGAGATGCAGTTGTCCATGCACAGCTGAAGGCGGATCTAGCTGCGCATTTGTgggcgaggagaggagcagcgaacaatgcatgatttttatttctatttgtttgcctggacgaataatttaagtactatttgtttgttgggttgtatgaataatttaaatactatttgtttgttgggttgtatgaataatttaagtactatttgtttgattgattgtatgaataatttaattctaTTTGTGTGATTCTAAGAATAAAATCTG
It includes:
- the LOC127312264 gene encoding calcium-binding protein KIC, encoding MASNQQQPQQSVGFEDYLPVMAERLGEEGLMQELASGFRLLQDPALGLITFASLRRNAPLLGLGGMSDDDLRGMLAEGDFDGDGALSEMEFCVLMVRLSPELMDEPRRWLDDAVAQASQFLFTS